In Dehalococcoidia bacterium, a single window of DNA contains:
- a CDS encoding DUF3179 domain-containing protein translates to MPPSTREWGKLYDLPGEFSRIDLTEVVWGGVYTDGIPDLWNPRTITPAEADYIWPGDRVLGVNINGETKAYPLRIVNAHEMVNDTVGGEPISLMW, encoded by the coding sequence ATGCCGCCATCGACCCGAGAATGGGGCAAGCTTTACGATCTGCCAGGGGAATTCTCCAGGATCGACCTGACAGAAGTCGTATGGGGTGGAGTCTATACTGACGGTATCCCTGATCTCTGGAATCCACGCACGATTACGCCTGCTGAGGCCGACTACATATGGCCCGGAGACAGAGTTCTCGGAGTGAACATCAACGGCGAGACCAAGGCGTATCCCTTACGCATAGTCAATGCCCACGAGATGGTCAACGACACGGTTGGAGGCGAGCCGATCTCGCTGATGTGGTGA
- a CDS encoding DUF3179 domain-containing protein, producing the protein MYSSKIDGGPTTFGTSGLLYRSNKLMYDRLTKTLWSSLVGRPVIGKLAMRDDLVLDYFPVALTTWREWLEEHPYTGIISDDTGYYPHWMYEPEHETRSFYYSYRAISSTMFPVWNRDDRLKVKDEVLALSEGDSHKAYPIRDLNEMRLVNDVIGETEIVILASSKSSDARVFERKGRQFALDSDEQTPAVPKSIIDQDGQTWRVFDVCLIAPDGEILERLPSYVSFWFGWYAFHPDTLLYEPD; encoded by the coding sequence GTGTATTCCTCGAAGATAGACGGAGGGCCCACCACATTTGGAACGTCGGGGCTGCTCTATCGCTCCAACAAGCTGATGTACGACCGCCTGACGAAGACCCTTTGGAGTTCCCTGGTTGGCAGGCCGGTAATCGGCAAGCTTGCAATGAGGGACGACCTGGTTCTTGACTACTTCCCAGTCGCCTTGACCACCTGGCGGGAGTGGCTTGAAGAGCATCCGTACACCGGCATCATCTCCGATGACACCGGCTATTATCCTCACTGGATGTACGAGCCTGAGCATGAAACTAGGTCCTTCTACTACTCATACCGCGCAATCTCGAGCACCATGTTTCCGGTGTGGAACCGGGATGATCGGCTCAAAGTGAAGGACGAGGTACTGGCCCTCAGCGAAGGTGACAGCCACAAGGCATATCCGATACGCGACCTGAACGAGATGAGACTGGTCAACGACGTCATCGGCGAAACGGAGATCGTCATTCTGGCGTCATCTAAATCGTCTGACGCCCGTGTCTTCGAGCGAAAGGGCAGACAGTTCGCCCTGGACTCAGATGAACAGACACCAGCGGTCCCTAAGTCAATAATTGATCAGGACGGGCAGACTTGGAGAGTGTTTGACGTCTGCCTGATAGCACCAGATGGAGAAATCCTGGAGAGACTGCCTTCTTACGTCTCCTTCTGGTTCGGCTGGTACGCTTTCCACCCCGACACGCTTCTATACGAGCCCGATTAG